A genomic window from Lycium barbarum isolate Lr01 chromosome 4, ASM1917538v2, whole genome shotgun sequence includes:
- the LOC132637794 gene encoding uncharacterized protein LOC132637794 — MIDFNFDSACTTPYISAPSSPQHFGTTFFFSAPTSPTRISALMEKLTGHELEKSSIIPAADELFDGGKIKPLTNSPFESPISPKWKFKGKKHAIEPIVEAKERTQNSIRNNSSSSNRHKATRSLSPLRVSDLLLIDEDDESIDQEKTEYSVSLLISIWNSWKLKDLLLFRSASESRASSSIKELNKKMRRPISAHELHYKMKREVLKDMKKKTFLPYKQGLLGWHGCYGLDDTISPYMTPRQ; from the exons ATGATAGATTTCAACTTCGACAGTGCTTGTACTACTCCTTATATTAGTGCTCCTTCAAGTCCTCAACATTTTGGGACAACATTCTTTTTCAGTGCCCCCACTAGCCCTACTCGCATCTCTGCCCTTATGGAGAAACTAAC CGGACATGAATTGGAGAAAAGCTCAATAATACCAGCAGCTGATGAGCTCTTTGATGGAGGAAAAATCAAGCCTTTAACAAATTCACCCTTTGAGTCCCCGATATCACCAAAGTGGAAGTTCAAAGGTAAGAAGCACGCGATCGAGCCAATTGTAGAAGCCAAGGAAAGAACTCAAAATTCTATAAGAAATAATTCTTCAAGTTCCAATAGACATAAAGCAACAAGATCATTATCTCCTCTGAGAGTATCGGATTTATTGTTAATTGATGAGGATGATGAAAgtattgatcaagaaaaaacaGAGTACTCTGTTTCATTGTTGATATCGATATGGAACAGTTGGAAGTTGAAAGACTTATTGCTATTTAGAAGTGCTTCCGAGAGTCGAGCAAGTAGCAGTATAAAAGAGTTAAATAA GAAGATGAGGAGACCGATTTCGGCTCATGAATTGCATTACAAGATGAAGAGGGAGGTGTTGAAAGATATGAAGAAGAAAACTTTCTTACCATATAAGCAAGGTCTACTTGGTTGGCATGGTTGCTATGGCCTTGATGATACAATTTCACCTTACATGACTCCTCGTCAATAG